One Candidatus Lernaella stagnicola DNA window includes the following coding sequences:
- a CDS encoding TetR family transcriptional regulator, with amino-acid sequence MPKQVFLNLPDVAQDKILQAVAEAFVDKGLRNTSAEDVAHRLNVQVDVLDRYFDGVRDMLAAVLGRAIQYFNQAYIEVGKLQKPFWERVEFLFSFASRRGFRFQAFFNTYINVFASGMPDMAQATFDRFEGRAALFFQNLILSGVQEGALRDDMDVAYMALHFQLVTRMMITRRFHPMFRARSVAYFPEITMNEDGDERFVERSLTFLKALYTS; translated from the coding sequence GTGCCGAAACAAGTTTTTCTGAATCTCCCCGACGTTGCTCAAGACAAAATCCTTCAGGCCGTCGCAGAGGCCTTCGTGGATAAGGGCCTGCGTAACACCTCCGCCGAAGACGTCGCCCATCGCCTGAACGTACAGGTGGACGTCCTGGATCGCTATTTCGACGGCGTGCGCGACATGCTGGCCGCCGTTCTCGGCAGAGCCATTCAGTATTTCAATCAAGCCTATATTGAAGTCGGCAAGCTACAGAAACCCTTTTGGGAACGCGTCGAGTTCCTCTTTTCCTTCGCCTCCCGTCGGGGATTCCGCTTCCAGGCCTTTTTCAACACCTACATCAACGTGTTCGCCAGCGGCATGCCCGACATGGCCCAAGCGACCTTCGACCGCTTCGAGGGACGGGCCGCGCTGTTCTTCCAAAACCTGATTCTTTCCGGCGTGCAGGAAGGGGCGCTGCGCGACGATATGGATGTCGCCTACATGGCGCTGCACTTTCAACTCGTCACCCGCATGATGATCACGCGCCGGTTTCACCCCATGTTCCGGGCGCGCTCCGTGGCCTACTTCCCTGAAATTACAATGAATGAGGACGGTGACGAGCGATTCGTCGAGCGTTCGCTGACCTTTCTCAAGGCGCTTTACACAAGCTGA
- a CDS encoding HU family DNA-binding protein yields MATPKKPMTKAQITAYFAEKFELPKKSAAAILEELAALAVSETKKMGAFTIPGVGKLSKTRRKARKGRNPATGEPIKIPAKTVVKMRLAKAFKDGVVPPKV; encoded by the coding sequence ATGGCTACGCCCAAAAAACCAATGACCAAAGCCCAAATCACTGCCTACTTCGCCGAGAAGTTCGAGCTGCCGAAGAAATCGGCCGCCGCGATTCTCGAAGAATTGGCCGCCCTGGCGGTCAGTGAAACGAAGAAAATGGGCGCCTTCACGATTCCCGGCGTCGGCAAGCTGTCCAAGACCCGCCGCAAGGCGCGCAAGGGCCGCAACCCGGCAACCGGCGAACCGATCAAGATTCCGGCCAAGACTGTCGTAAAAATGCGTCTGGCCAAGGCGTTCAAAGACGGCGTCGTACCGCCCAAGGTCTAA
- a CDS encoding TRAP transporter TatT component family protein: MKRYAPHILSLVMVFLLLGCGGLIKKATQPMVDNLTTAVMKQTDPQLVRDGAPAYLLMADALVEGSPDDPDALLAAANLYSMYASAFVVGHDNARAAVLGARARDYAFRAAAVLKPRFGELAHKPYKEFAPVAADFEAGDERLLFLVISTWAAVVQANSGDYDQLADIAKIQLLTERLLELDETYFYGAPHLAMGSLHSILPPALGGNAAAARKHFERALEIGEGRFLSAYVMYAEQYAKKTFDKELFVSLLKKVEETPAAVVPELTLVNTLAKQQAAELLAGADEYFD; the protein is encoded by the coding sequence ATGAAACGCTATGCCCCCCACATACTCTCGCTGGTCATGGTATTCCTGTTGCTTGGTTGCGGCGGCTTGATCAAAAAAGCCACCCAGCCGATGGTCGACAACCTCACGACGGCCGTGATGAAACAAACCGACCCGCAACTCGTCCGCGATGGCGCGCCCGCCTATTTGCTGATGGCCGACGCCCTCGTGGAAGGGTCGCCCGATGATCCCGACGCCCTGCTCGCCGCCGCCAACCTCTATTCCATGTACGCCTCCGCGTTCGTCGTCGGTCATGACAACGCCCGCGCCGCCGTGCTGGGTGCCCGTGCTCGCGATTACGCCTTTCGCGCCGCCGCCGTGCTAAAACCCCGCTTCGGCGAACTAGCCCACAAGCCCTACAAAGAGTTTGCGCCGGTGGCCGCTGATTTCGAAGCGGGCGACGAGCGACTGCTGTTTTTGGTCATCAGCACCTGGGCCGCCGTCGTACAGGCCAACAGCGGCGACTACGACCAATTGGCCGACATCGCCAAGATCCAACTGCTGACCGAACGGCTTCTCGAGCTGGATGAAACCTACTTCTACGGCGCGCCCCACTTGGCGATGGGTTCGCTGCACTCTATCCTGCCCCCCGCCCTGGGTGGCAACGCCGCTGCGGCGCGAAAGCATTTCGAACGAGCTTTGGAAATCGGCGAAGGCCGGTTTTTGTCTGCGTACGTGATGTACGCCGAGCAATATGCGAAAAAAACCTTCGACAAAGAACTCTTTGTATCGTTGTTAAAAAAAGTGGAAGAAACGCCCGCCGCCGTCGTGCCTGAACTGACGTTGGTCAACACCTTGGCCAAACAGCAAGCTGCCGAGTTGTTGGCCGGGGCCGACGAATATTTTGACTAG
- the dctP gene encoding TRAP transporter substrate-binding protein DctP yields the protein MKKWMIVFVIVCVLGFTFVVWPAPAANQITLKIATIAPKNTDLLDALDEVDKELRQRTDGRVGLRVYPGGVMGNDADVMRRMRTGQLHGSTFTAGGLRTIDSNYQALTMPMLFRSYEEVDAVRAKFEQRLTQQLEAKGMVSFGMMETGFAYMMSTKPLHTLEDLRGRKIWVPEGDVVGERVFRKLGVPPVYRPISDVLTGLQTGLLDTVTNSPVGTILLQWFTKVDYVVDNPLLYTYGTIGIPTNAWNKIPAADRPVVREVFNRLAKRINQQTRQSNAEARETLKKEGLKFIRINDSELPKMEKLAREAIDDIVAEGKFDGALVNEIRATVQAMR from the coding sequence ATGAAAAAATGGATGATCGTATTTGTCATTGTATGTGTGCTTGGATTCACTTTTGTTGTCTGGCCCGCCCCGGCCGCCAATCAAATTACGCTTAAAATCGCCACAATCGCTCCGAAAAACACGGACCTGCTCGACGCCCTCGACGAGGTCGATAAGGAACTGCGGCAACGCACCGACGGCCGCGTCGGCCTGCGGGTCTACCCGGGCGGTGTCATGGGAAATGACGCCGACGTCATGCGCCGGATGCGCACCGGCCAGTTGCACGGCTCCACCTTTACCGCCGGCGGCTTGCGCACGATCGACTCGAACTATCAGGCGCTGACCATGCCGATGCTCTTCCGGAGTTACGAAGAAGTCGACGCCGTGCGCGCCAAATTCGAACAACGCCTCACGCAGCAACTCGAAGCCAAGGGCATGGTCTCCTTCGGCATGATGGAGACCGGCTTTGCCTACATGATGAGCACCAAGCCCCTGCACACGCTCGAGGACCTGCGCGGCCGCAAGATCTGGGTGCCCGAGGGCGACGTCGTCGGCGAGCGCGTCTTCCGCAAACTCGGCGTGCCGCCCGTGTACCGGCCCATTTCCGACGTGCTCACCGGCCTTCAAACCGGCTTGCTCGACACCGTCACCAACTCGCCGGTCGGCACCATCCTGTTGCAGTGGTTCACCAAGGTCGACTACGTCGTCGACAACCCGTTGCTCTACACCTACGGCACCATCGGCATCCCCACCAACGCGTGGAACAAAATACCGGCCGCCGACCGGCCCGTGGTGCGCGAGGTCTTCAACCGCCTCGCCAAGCGGATCAACCAACAAACCCGGCAAAGCAACGCCGAAGCGCGCGAGACCCTGAAAAAAGAGGGCCTCAAGTTCATCCGGATCAACGACTCCGAATTGCCGAAAATGGAAAAGCTGGCGCGTGAAGCCATCGACGACATCGTGGCCGAAGGCAAATTCGACGGCGCGCTCGTGAACGAAATCCGCGCCACCGTGCAAGCCATGCGCTAA
- a CDS encoding TRAP transporter small permease: MSDKRPPAVIRFLHAVENTALVAVLSIMIVLSFGQILMRNFFGVSYAWLDPLLRFLVLWVAMLGAMVATREDHHISIDVLSFLVTGRGKAILRIVTDLFTATVAVLLTHASVRFITDEFAGGAKAFGGVPTWVAELILPIAFGVIALRFGYFFLRHSWQAIRGVTEPAEAVEDDAAAKKDEA; this comes from the coding sequence ATGAGCGACAAGCGCCCGCCGGCCGTTATACGTTTCTTGCACGCGGTGGAAAACACCGCGCTGGTGGCCGTGCTTTCGATCATGATCGTGCTTTCCTTCGGCCAGATTCTCATGCGCAACTTCTTCGGGGTGAGCTACGCCTGGCTTGATCCACTGCTGCGTTTTCTCGTCTTGTGGGTCGCCATGCTCGGGGCGATGGTCGCCACCCGCGAAGACCACCACATCAGCATCGACGTGCTTTCGTTTCTGGTCACGGGTCGCGGCAAAGCCATACTGCGCATCGTAACCGACTTGTTCACCGCGACGGTGGCCGTACTGCTTACTCACGCCTCGGTGCGCTTCATCACCGATGAGTTCGCCGGCGGCGCGAAGGCCTTCGGTGGGGTCCCCACTTGGGTCGCCGAGTTGATTCTCCCCATCGCCTTCGGCGTGATCGCCCTGCGCTTCGGCTATTTCTTCCTTCGTCACTCGTGGCAGGCGATTCGCGGCGTGACAGAACCGGCCGAAGCTGTTGAAGACGACGCGGCCGCCAAAAAGGACGAGGCATGA
- a CDS encoding TRAP transporter large permease subunit yields MIIPLVLLLLALLGAPLFAIIAASALNGFHGGGIDTTVVILEINRLTETPLLVAIPLFTFAGYLMGESNTPQRLLRLSHAALGWMPGGLAVVTMAVCAVFTALTGASGVTIIAMGALLYPALKAEGYPEKFTLGAITTSGSLGLLFPPAIPLILYGIIAHTSIDKLFAAGVIPGVLMVTLLSGWGMITATRAKIPLLKFNWRELGRAVYAAGWEVPLPVIVLGGIYSGILAISEAAAVTAFYVLVVEVFIYREIPIRRLPGVMVKSMTLVGGILIILGASLASTNYLIDQQVPMKLFDFVKDHISSKLTFLIILNLFLLVLGMILDIFSAIVLIVPLILPIATSYGVDPVHLGIIILANMQIGYCTPPVGMNLFIASYRFKQPVVKLYLASLPFLAILLGVVLIITYWPGLSLFLAGFVD; encoded by the coding sequence ATGATTATTCCCCTCGTCCTGCTGCTGCTGGCTCTGTTGGGCGCACCGCTGTTTGCGATCATCGCCGCCAGCGCGCTCAACGGCTTCCACGGCGGCGGCATCGACACCACCGTCGTCATCCTGGAGATCAACCGGCTGACCGAAACCCCGCTGCTGGTCGCCATCCCCTTGTTTACCTTCGCCGGCTACCTGATGGGCGAGTCCAACACACCCCAACGCCTGCTGCGCCTGTCCCACGCCGCCTTGGGCTGGATGCCCGGCGGGCTGGCGGTCGTGACCATGGCCGTGTGCGCCGTGTTCACCGCGCTCACCGGCGCATCGGGCGTGACGATCATCGCCATGGGCGCCTTGCTCTACCCGGCCCTCAAAGCCGAAGGCTACCCCGAAAAGTTCACCCTCGGCGCCATCACTACCTCGGGCAGCCTGGGCCTGCTTTTTCCTCCGGCCATTCCGCTGATCCTCTACGGCATCATCGCGCACACGAGTATCGACAAACTCTTCGCCGCCGGCGTGATACCCGGCGTGCTGATGGTGACGCTGCTCTCCGGATGGGGAATGATCACCGCGACGCGCGCGAAGATCCCGCTCTTGAAATTCAATTGGCGGGAACTGGGCCGTGCCGTCTACGCCGCCGGGTGGGAAGTCCCGCTGCCGGTCATCGTGCTGGGCGGCATCTACAGCGGCATTCTCGCCATCTCCGAAGCCGCCGCGGTCACCGCCTTTTACGTGTTGGTCGTCGAGGTGTTCATCTACCGCGAGATTCCGATTCGCCGGCTGCCCGGCGTGATGGTCAAGAGCATGACCCTCGTCGGCGGCATCCTGATTATCCTGGGCGCCAGCCTCGCCTCGACGAATTATCTCATCGATCAGCAAGTGCCGATGAAGCTGTTCGACTTCGTCAAAGACCACATTTCCAGCAAGCTGACCTTCTTGATCATCCTCAACCTCTTCTTGCTGGTCTTGGGCATGATTCTCGATATCTTCTCGGCCATCGTGCTGATCGTGCCGCTGATTCTGCCGATCGCCACCAGCTACGGCGTCGACCCGGTGCACCTGGGCATCATTATTCTGGCCAATATGCAAATCGGCTATTGCACGCCGCCGGTGGGGATGAACCTCTTTATCGCCAGCTACCGCTTTAAGCAGCCCGTCGTGAAATTGTACCTGGCCTCGTTGCCCTTCCTGGCGATCCTGCTGGGCGTCGTGCTGATCATTACCTACTGGCCGGGCCTGTCACTCTTCCTCGCCGGGTTTGTGGACTGA
- a CDS encoding HD domain-containing protein: MSQKVIRDPVYDHIYICEENEKLILDLLQCAEVQRLRRIRQLGVSHLTYPGAEHSRFGHSLGAFHLMKTALEYVKKNQPALILGEFIELAAKAAALLHDVGHGPFSHALEEEFGGKHEMWTKRIIEDAETEVNGVLKDHSASLPDIITQLLTEPEPKYTWIKSLLSSQLDVDRMDYLLRDSMYCGVGYGRFDYRWLFHTMRVDDRKASDKRRIFQTCWEEKAHRVIEQYIFARYYMYWNVYFHKTTRGYERLASTIISRVKDLVKQNSQPEFTHAAVSKLFANTAPGLTDYLTLDDHVLLSQINWWARHAKDNILKDLCDRFINRRGLKPVKVPGRHDQSPRDQKDRDKKAQEFLRQRDFVPEYYLLDDLTSTVAYVPYTVERTDAEQSAGNAILIHKNDKLVEISQLPEMSRLKAVTGQKEQQVFFYVPETCRHGVSRILNG, from the coding sequence TTGTCGCAAAAAGTTATTCGCGACCCGGTCTACGATCACATTTACATCTGTGAAGAAAACGAAAAGTTAATTCTTGACCTACTTCAATGTGCGGAAGTTCAACGTCTCCGTCGAATTCGCCAACTTGGCGTTAGCCATCTGACGTATCCGGGTGCCGAGCACAGCCGGTTTGGGCATTCTCTGGGTGCGTTCCATCTGATGAAGACGGCTCTTGAATATGTGAAAAAAAATCAACCGGCCCTGATACTTGGTGAATTTATTGAACTTGCGGCAAAAGCCGCGGCATTATTACACGATGTAGGTCATGGTCCATTTTCGCACGCGCTTGAAGAAGAATTCGGCGGAAAACATGAAATGTGGACGAAACGAATTATCGAAGACGCCGAAACGGAAGTAAACGGCGTCCTCAAAGATCATTCCGCCAGCCTTCCCGATATTATTACTCAGTTACTAACCGAACCGGAACCTAAGTATACTTGGATAAAAAGCCTACTCAGTAGTCAATTAGACGTTGACCGCATGGATTATTTATTGCGTGACTCGATGTACTGCGGCGTGGGATACGGCCGGTTTGATTATCGCTGGCTTTTTCACACGATGCGCGTCGACGATCGGAAGGCTTCCGACAAGCGACGAATTTTCCAAACATGCTGGGAAGAGAAGGCCCACCGGGTGATTGAGCAATATATTTTCGCCCGCTATTATATGTATTGGAACGTCTACTTCCATAAAACAACACGTGGCTATGAACGCCTTGCTTCGACAATTATTAGCCGTGTAAAAGATCTTGTTAAACAGAATAGCCAACCCGAGTTTACTCACGCCGCAGTTTCAAAATTGTTCGCAAACACAGCGCCCGGTCTGACGGACTATCTCACCCTAGATGATCATGTTTTGCTTTCACAAATAAATTGGTGGGCGCGCCACGCGAAAGATAACATTTTAAAAGATTTGTGCGACAGGTTCATCAATCGTCGAGGATTGAAGCCGGTAAAAGTACCGGGACGGCACGACCAATCGCCCCGTGATCAAAAAGACCGAGATAAGAAAGCTCAGGAATTTCTGCGTCAAAGAGATTTCGTGCCAGAATATTATTTACTGGACGATCTAACATCCACAGTAGCTTATGTTCCCTATACCGTGGAAAGAACCGACGCCGAACAATCAGCGGGAAACGCAATTTTGATTCATAAAAACGATAAATTGGTGGAAATCAGCCAACTTCCGGAAATGAGTCGGTTGAAAGCCGTTACCGGTCAAAAAGAGCAACAAGTGTTTTTCTATGTTCCCGAGACGTGCCGCCACGGTGTGTCGCGCATCCTGAACGGATGA